ACAATGCCAAATCAGAATGGTGATTGTGCACTCTCGTACCTTCTATCGTTGTTTGTCTAGTTCCGATGGGAGCTGTACTAGATGAAATGCCCCGTGGTGCCCCGTGTGTCGTACGGCAATTATACGCTTCACGGTATCGTACACTTCCAGCTCGCTGGCTGCTACTCTCACCCTTTGGGATCTCTAATCTTCCTCAATGGGGGTTGCTTgttcggtcggtggttggtgcgAGGTGCGCGATTTGAAGACGCACCTTGGCTGTCACGATTTTGAACAGTAGATAACACTTTACCAGGCGCGGTGGTTGGCGTGCGCATCGCACCGGAAGAGTCGTCACTCGGTACAATGAATCGACGAAGTCACAGACAGAAGCTGCGAGAAAAGCCATAAAGCCCGTACTGAAAAGGGCTGCCTAAGGGAGTTGTTTACTACTGTTGATATCTGTATCTACATTTCTAGCCTCAGCTGCAGCTTTCCAGCAATTAACTGCTTCTTTGCGTCAAAATCCAATACCTGGCGTTGGTAACAAATATTCCGACAGCCCCTATGCATCTCTAACCAGTCGATGCGGCCCTGTGGTGGGAAGCGTATTCCATGAAATTATGTACCAAGTAAGTCACGCGGCCATCGACGCAGCCATCGAATCGCGCTGGCGCTGCATAGCAAAAGCGGTACGCGTCGTATGCGCGTATGCGAGACAGAGGGAAGGTCGGACGGAGAGGACGAAAGGAGTTTATGACCCGAATCTCAATCCGTACGCCAAGGTGGGCGCGTCTTGTGCGCACTTCAATCGTGACAGTTTTGCGGTGCCAGTGAACACGGCCGGTGCGGAATCCGAACACCTTTTTTGTGACAGTAGCACCTGCCAACGGGTATTATTCATGTGTTAGCCAAGGGTTGTTTCTTGGTGTACTGTGAGGACGCTGCACGAGAGTGCGTAAATCATTCGGGTAGCGATGGCCGTatgaattttccaaaactaCAAGTGACTGCGTACTTACTGGGGAGTAGTGAATTTTACTTGGAGCAACAATGTTTAACGACAGGAAACTTACGCCCGGACACGGGTTCGTGAAGGCGTACAGCAACAACTGGCTATCACACCTTGGATCCGTTTACAAGTGAGACAAAATTACTTTTACGGTCTTGTTTCTGAATGTTTCTAGTTCGTAAAAAGAGTTTTTGAACTTCTACTTATTAACGAGTTAGCAATGGTTCTTATAGAATTTAGCATATTTAGCAGAGGATTATTTTATATATCTCGTTCATACTTTAGTTGTGGTAACTAAAAATCCACAATTGCTCGATAAATCTTACTCTATTCGCACCAACTTTCTTTCTGGAACGTTCATACACAAAGACACCTGCGTTCCGTAATTAGTTCAGAGATTAGCCATGGTACGGTGCACTTAGAAAGTGTTGACATTTCAATGCGACCTTCCAGTGCGCGACAATTCGCTGGACCGTGGCGTGATTGAACCAAAGCGAAACCCCACCCATTTCttatttacttacttacttatccggtgCTGCAATCGACGAGCGCTCTCgacctgccacagaagattccttcaccgctcgcgatcgagcaccCACCAGCTCAATAGTCcagctattctggcgtcaatgtcgataccgtcgctcgtcgctcgaggggcctaccacgccctctctgtccatccggaaggcctaagaaaaTTTTATAGACTAGAACTTTATAGAATGTCTATTCCGTCTATTTTACGCCAATAGATACGAATCACCAAAGGATGTGCTTCGCAAGCCgaaccatcagcatcgcaaAATCGCCCTGTACAGCATCCTGGCGATGGCGTTCGTTGCCTTCTTTACACTCTTCATGATCGTGCACGAAGCGGACCGCAAAATGCGCCGGCAGGTGATCGTTTCGAGCTTCGACAACGAAACAGCGATCGAACCGAGTGCCGGTGGGCTCAATACCCTGCTGACGACGCCGTTTTCGTCCTCCAGTATGGTGAACCGTACTGCTGGACAGGAGACCGCGGCCAGCCAGGAAGCAAGCGAAGAGATGTCCATATCCAGCCACCGCGAACCACCGTCATCGAAACGAACGCGTCGGCTACGGTACTACGGTGAGGACGAGGGTCGTTTACATGTCAGCCGTGACCAGCTAGTACTACATCCGGCGCGTACACTGAATCCACCAGCACCCCAGCTCGTATCGAGTGAAAGGCAAGCATCGGCAGAAGTAGTTGTGGCTTCGCGTCGCTTTGATGAAGCTGATCAAGCGAAACCCAAACCATTCCACGTGAAACTGCAAGGGCCTGTTCCGGTTGgctttcagcaacagcaacaacaaacacaacaggATCACCACGATTCTCGCATGAATCGTTCGGTGGATGGCATCGACTGGGGTGCGCTCAACATCCAGGACGTTATCCGTCAACTAACACAGGCCAagaggcaacagcaacagcagcagcagctctactACCCCTACAAAGCCACCGCCGACCAGCCCTCCGAGTTTAACCATCCCGTGTACCAGAACCATCGCGTCAAGTTCACCGGAATCTATCGGCATCCGCGAAAAAATGGTGACATTACGACGCTCTTTGGTGCGGCCTCGAACCGTCCTCAGGAAGTTCGTCTACAGGCACCGCAGCTCATTaatcagcagctccagcacgTGATGCCTGATCCGCTGTACAACTTTAAGCCGCACGATCCGAGCGATGTGAATCTGCTGGCGACGGAACAGTTCCGATTCGCTccacaggagcaacagcaacagcaaccaaggCAGGGAATGCCGTTCTCTGTCATGTTGAACCTGGAACCGATGCCCATCGTTGGCAGGCCctcacagcaccagcaccagcagcagcgatacaGGAAGCGGTTCCAGAATCAATATCGAAATCAACGCTACCTTGGCCAACCGTGGAATGTGGGGCCCGGGGCCGAGCAGTCGTTCGCTCAGCTGTCACCGTACCGGGCGCGCCCAATACCGAACAATCCCTACGGTGGAAGTGGCGAATACGAAGATCGGGAAAATTATTTTCGACGGACAGGacatcagcagctgcagcagcagcatcggcaacagcaacaacaacagggcaTACCGGCATTCGCTAGCCCTCTGATCGGTCCCGGACGACTGATGATCCACTTTAACATCTTCCCCAAGCAACAGCCCGCTACGGCGCAACGCAAATCGGAAGTCGCGTTCGCTTCCACTGAGCTAAACACCTGGGaagaacacacacaggacCATCCAACTCCTCCTAGTGCACTCACCACCCTACAACCGACGATTCCATCGCCCTGGATTGGTTCACT
This sequence is a window from Anopheles darlingi chromosome 3, idAnoDarlMG_H_01, whole genome shotgun sequence. Protein-coding genes within it:
- the LOC125955714 gene encoding uncharacterized protein LOC125955714, encoding MFNDRKLTPGHGFVKAYSNNWLSHLGSVYKYESPKDVLRKPNHQHRKIALYSILAMAFVAFFTLFMIVHEADRKMRRQVIVSSFDNETAIEPSAGGLNTLLTTPFSSSSMVNRTAGQETAASQEASEEMSISSHREPPSSKRTRRLRYYGEDEGRLHVSRDQLVLHPARTLNPPAPQLVSSERQASAEVVVASRRFDEADQAKPKPFHVKLQGPVPVGFQQQQQQTQQDHHDSRMNRSVDGIDWGALNIQDVIRQLTQAKRQQQQQQQLYYPYKATADQPSEFNHPVYQNHRVKFTGIYRHPRKNGDITTLFGAASNRPQEVRLQAPQLINQQLQHVMPDPLYNFKPHDPSDVNLLATEQFRFAPQEQQQQQPRQGMPFSVMLNLEPMPIVGRPSQHQHQQQRYRKRFQNQYRNQRYLGQPWNVGPGAEQSFAQLSPYRARPIPNNPYGGSGEYEDRENYFRRTGHQQLQQQHRQQQQQQGIPAFASPLIGPGRLMIHFNIFPKQQPATAQRKSEVAFASTELNTWEEHTQDHPTPPSALTTLQPTIPSPWIGSLIGAQDAQSSVTTPTTTPTPTVEVIKSIEIPTQINFDHVPLGRHPPSPRPPKYHHNPWAGDEAIWGKQQ